One window of Quercus robur chromosome 5, dhQueRobu3.1, whole genome shotgun sequence genomic DNA carries:
- the LOC126726565 gene encoding probable inositol transporter 2, producing MEGIVTADTSAFKECFALTWKNPYILRLALSAGIGGLLFGYDTGVISGALLYIRDDFDEVDRKTYLQETIVSMALAGAIVGAAIGGWLNDRYGRKPALLIGDVSFFIGAVIMAAANGPPLLIVGRIFVGFGVGMASMTSPLYISETSPAKIRGALVSTNSFLITGGQFLSYLINLAFTEAPGTWRWMLGVAAVPAVVQFFLMMYLPESPRWLYRKGRVEEAKALLAKIYPAHQLETEMQALHESVEAEIKETGSAGKITYKELWRTKTVRRGLIAGVGLQFFQQFVGINTVMYYSPTIIQLAGIASNQTALLLSLVTSGLNAAGSIVSIYLMDRTGRRKLAIVSLSGVVIALAVLCGIFYHTTTHSPEVTPTITSNLQDYTCPDYSSAANANSWHCMDCLAASSPTCGFCASATDKLLPGECVISNDTLKDICQGDDRLWYTRGCPSKTGWLALCGLALYIIFFSPGMGSVPWLVNSEIYPLRYRGICGGIAATVNWSSNLVVSQSFLSLTKAIGTPWTFLMFGVIAVIGVVFVLICVPETKGLPIEEIEKMLEKRAIHLKFWEKRSDNLEKNIEIP from the exons ATGGAAGGGATAGTTACGGCCGATACATCAGCTTTTAAAGAATGCTTTGCTCTAACATGGAAAAACCCTTATATTCTTCGCTTAGCTCTTTCTGCTGGGATTGGTGGCCTTCTCTTCGGCTATGACACtg GAGTGATATCAGGAGCTCTTCTTTACATTAGAGATGATTTCGACGAGGTGGATCGAAAGACCTACCTGCAG GAAACTATAGTGAGCATGGCACTTGCAGGTGCAATTGTTGGAGCTGCTATTGGTGGATGGTTGAATGATCGCTATGGAAGGAAACCTGCACTTCTCATAGGAGACGTTTCGTTCTTTATTGGAGCTGTGATCATGGCTGCTGCCAATGGCCCACCTCTTCTAATTGTTGGACGTATTTTTGTTGGATTTGGCGTTGGAATGGCATCAATGACATCCCCTTTGTACATTTCTGAAACTTCCCCAGCCAAAATACGCGGTGCCCTCGTTAGTACCAATTCATTTCTTATAACCGGGGGCCAGTTCCTTTCCTACCTTATCAACTTGGCCTTTACCGAG GCTCCAGGAACATGGCGCTGGATGCTTGGAGTTGCAGCAGTTCCTGCTGTGGTGCAGTTTTTCCTGATGATGTACCTTCCAGAGTCACCCCGTTGGCTATACCGCAAG GGTAGAGTAGAAGAGGCAAAAGCTTTATTAGCGAAAATATACCCAGCCCATCAGTTGGAAACAGAGATGCAAGCTCTACATGAATCTGTAGAAGCAGAGATTAAGGAAACAGGATCTGCTGGAAAGATAACCTATAAAGAACTATGGAGAACCAAAACAGTAAGAAGAGGACTAATTGCAGGAGTTGGACTTCAGTTCTTCCAGCAGTTTGTGGGCATAAACACAGTCATGTACTATAGCCCCACCATAATTCAGTTGGCTGGAATTGCATCTAATCAAACTGCACTCCTCCTCTCACTCGTCACTTCTGGCCTCAATGCTGCGGGCTCCATCGTGAGCATCTACCTCATGGACCGGACTGGGAGAAGGAAACTTGCTATTGTCAGTTTGTCTGGTGTGGTAATTGCACTTGCGGTTCTCTGTGGAATCTTTTACCATACCACAACTCATTCACCAGAAGTGACACCAACTATAACCTCTAATCTCCAAGATTACACCTGCCCAGATTATAGTTCGGCTGCAAATGCTAATAGTTGGCATTGTATGGATTGTTTGGCAGCTTCATCTCCAACATGTGGGTTCTGTGCCTCAGCAACTGATAAG TTATTGCCAGGGGAGTGTGTGATCTCAAATGACACACTGAAAGACATCTGCCAGGGAGATGATAGGCTTTGGTACACTAGGGGATGTCCAAGCAAAACTGGATGGCTTGCACTTTGTGGGTTGGCTCTTTACATCATATTTTTCTCTCCTGGAATGGGAAGTGTCCCATGGCTTGTCAACTCCGAGATCTATCCACTAAGGTATAGAGGCATTTGTGGTGGAATTGCTGCCACAGTAAACTGGAGCTCAAACCTTGTTGTATCCCAGTCCTTCTTATCATTAACAAAAGCTATTGGGACTCCCTGGACTTTCCTCATGTTTGGGGTCATTGCTGTTATAGGCGTagtctttgttttgatttgtgtcCCAGAAACAAAGGGCCTACCAATTGAGGAGATAGAGAAGATGCTGGAGAAAAGAGCTATTCACTTAAAGTTTTGGGAGAAAAGATCTGATAATTTGGAGAAGAATATCGAAATTCCCTGA